The genomic region CTCGACTGGGATGGGGTCGGCGAGTAGTTCGTCCAACACGGTCGAATGATGTTCGATGTACGGCACGTTGCCGAAGGCACACGCAAGGTGGGCGTGGAGCGGTTCGATGTAGTGTGGCGAGATGGGGACGCCGGTCGCCGCCGCTTGCTCGGCCACGTTCACCCACGGCGTAATCCCACCGACGCGGCAGACATCGGGCTGTACGTAGTCGACCGCGTCCCGCCGGAGCACCTGCTGGAACTGCGTCTCGTTGTAGAAGTTCTCCCCGGTGGCGATCGGCATGTCGACGCGGCTGCGCAGGTCGGCGTACGACGCGTAGTCGCCCTTGGGAAGCGGCTCCTCCAGCCAGGTGATCGCCACGTCGTCAAGCCGGCGGGCGAGCGCCCGCGCTTCCGGCACCGAGTAGGAGCAGTTCGCGTCCAGCATCAGATCCAGACCGGCCGGGAGGGCCTCGCGGACGGCCCGGACACGCTCGACGTCGCGGTCGAGCGACGAGCCGACCTTCATCTTCATCCCGGCGAACCCGGCGTCGGCGATACCCTCGGCGTTTTCGACCAGCGCGTCGGCGTCGTACTGAAGCCAGCCGCCGTCCGTCTCGTACATCGTCACCGGCTCCCGCGCGCCGCCGAGTAGTTCGCACAGCGGCAGCCCCGCGGCCTTCCCGAGGAGGTCCCAGAGCGCGATGTCTGCGGCCGCGACGGCGAACTCGCTTATCCCCTCGCGTCCGATGAACGTGGTCTCGCCCCGGAGGTTTGTCCGCACGGTCCGCGGGGAGACCAGCTGACCCTCCAGGCGCGGGGCGAGTACGTCGTCGAGGAACCGCTTCGTCGCCGCGCCGCCGCGTCCAATAGTGTAGGTGAACCCGAGGCCGGCGTGACCGGCGTCCGACTCTGCGGTCAGCGCAACGATCTCCAGCGTGTCGAACGACTGGGTCGCATCCTCCAGTGCCTGCTCGTTCGGCACACGGTAGAGGCTAGTGTCGACGCTCCGCACGGTGTCCGTTGCTAAGTCACGCATATACGGTGAGTCGGGGCCCCGGTACAAACAGTTTGCCCACGCGGTCGGCGGTCGCCCCGTCCCCGAGCGTCATGGCGCAGTTCCGGAACGCCGAGCGGCGGTCAGCGGCCGGCGGGGTCGAGTAGTTCGACCGGGTGACGCGTCCCCGGTAACAGGAGCGCGTCGAGCTGTTCCATGCAGGAGGTGCCGCTGGCGACGACTGTCCGGTCGTCAACCTCCGGCTCGAACTGCTCGGCGAGCGTCTCGCCGACATCCATGCTCAGGTCATAGTACTCGCTCTTGTAGCCGAAGCTGCCGGCCATGCCGCAACACTCCACGTCCGAGGTCAGCACGTCGTAGCCGACCCGATCGAGCACCGTCTCGGTGTACGTCTCCAGACCGAGCGTGCGCTGCTGACAGTGGCTGTGGTACGCGACGCCGTCCCCGTCGCCGGCTGGCACCGCGTCGGCGTCCGCTCCATTCTCCAGCAGCCCGTACACGTACTCGAGTACCTCGTAGCTCCCCTCGTCGAGTTGCGCCTGGGTTTCGGCGGGAAGTAGCTTCTCGTACTCCCGGCGGAACATCGCCAGGTCGCTCGGCTCGACGACGACCACGTCGTACCCCTCCTCGACATAGGGGAGCAGCGCCGACGCGGCGTCCGCCGCCTTCGCCTCGGCCGTCGCGATCATCCCTTGGGACAGCGGCGCGCGCCCGGAGCCGCCGACATCGGGGACGACTACCTCGCAGCCGAGCGCCTCCAGCACGCGGACGGCGGCCTTGCCACGCTCGGTCTGGACGTAGTTCGTGTACACGTCCGGGTACAGCGCGACGCGACGGTCGGGATCCGCGACGCGGCTCTTGCGCTCCCCGGCCCAGTCGCGCAGCGTCGTTCGCTCGAACGCCGGCAGGTCGCGCCGGGCGTCGATGCCCAGCACCGACTCCATCGCCTTCCGGGCGATCCCGGTCGAGGCGACGGCGTTGGAGAGGGGGGCGGTCGCGCTCCCGAGCTTGGCGACGGTCTCGAAGTTCCCGAAGAACCGCTTGCGCAGCGGCGTGCCGCTCTCCTCCTCGTCGGGCACGAGGCCGTCGACGAGCAGGTCGTCGAACCCCGGGTCCTTCCCGCGGTTGATGCGGTCGCGGACGACCGTGTTGATCCACGGGATGTCAATCTTCACCGGACAGGCGTTCACGCAGCGCGAGCAGCCGGTACAGAGGTCGTTGAACTCCTCGGCGACGTCGTTTCCCTCGATCCCGGCCTCCCAGCCGGTGGCGATGCCGCCCGTGTACGTCTCGCCGCCGAACGCGTGCCCGCCAACTGACTGGAAGTTCGCACACGAGTTCGCACATGCGCCACACCGGATGCAGTACAGCGTCTCCCGGAGGTCGTCGTCCTGCCGCATCGCCCGCCGGCCGTTGTCGATGAGGACGAGGTGGAAGTCCCGCTCCTCGTCGCCGGCCCCGGAGCCCGGTTCGTCCGCCCGGTTGAAGTCGATTGTCGGCGTATCGACCGGCGGGGTCAAAAGCGACAGGTACTGCGGGATCTCCTGGCCGGTGGCCGACCGCGAGATGAGCTCCGCGAACGGCTCCAGTTCGGCGACCGACGGGATGATCTTCTCGATCCCCGCGACGGCGACGTGCGTGTCGGGGATCGACGCGCACTTGCGGGCGTTCCCTTCGTTGGTCACCAGAGCGATCGACCCGCTCTCCGCCATGACGAAGTTCGCGCCCGTGATTCCGACCTCCGCGTTGTCGATCCGGTCGCCGAGGAACTCGCGGGCGAACGCGGTCAGCTTCTGGGCGGAATCAAGCGACTCGTCGGGGTCGAACTCCCGCTCGAACAGTTCCGTTATTTCCTCTCGGGACTTGTGCAGCGAGGGGCCGACGATGTGCGACGGGGCTTCCTCGGCGACCTGGATGACGAACTCCCCGAGGTCGGTCTCCCAAATCTCCAGCCCGCCCTCCTCCAGGGCCTCGTTGAGGTCTATCTCCTCGGTCGTCATCGACTTCGACTTCACGACCGTCTCGGCGGCCTCCGCCTCGGCCACCTCGGCGATGTAGCGGTTCGCGTCGGCCGCGTCGTCGGCCACGTACACCGTCCCACCGTTCTCCTCGACGGCGTTGCGCGTCCGGTGGATGAGCTCCGGGAGGCGTTCTATCGCGTCCTCCTTTATCTCCCGCGCCCTGGTGCGGTTCCGTTCGTGGACGTCCTCCCCGACGGCCTTCACGGCGTCGTACCGGTCGGCGTTGAACAGCCGCGTGTTCGCCTTTATTTCGTCGCCCTCCAATGCTAGCAGCGTGCGGATGCGGTCGGCATCCGTTCGTTGTGAGTCACTCATTGTCCCTGATGATGACGATGTGGACCTCCTCGGGGCCGTGGACGCCCTGCACGAGTGCGCCCATGTCCCCGGTCGAACTCGGCCCCGTTGCGAGGACGAACGACCGGCGACCGGCCGCGAACTCGGCCCGCAGCCAGTCGAAAGCCTCCGAGAGGTCCGTCCTGATGTCGCTCGCCCTGATCACGACCACGTGCCGTGACGGGTACAGGCCGACGAACTCGTCGCCGTCGGCCCGCGACTCGACGGCGACCGTGCCGAGCGACGCGATCCCCATGCGCGACCCCGTCACGCCGGTCGCCGCCGCCCGGAGCTGTGACGGTGACGGGTCGAGCGTCACTGGGGCGTCCGCGAGCGAGAGGTCGTCGAACGGGAGTTCGGCCCCGACGGCGGGCGCTTCGATCACGTCCGCGAGCGTCGCCCCGAGCTCGTCGGGCGGGACGACCGTCGTCGGGGTGTCCAGGTCTGACAGTGATTGCCGGAACTCCGTCACCGACCCCGTGACCGCCCCTCCTTCAGACATCGTTCCCTCGTTCGGCGCTCGCGGTTCGGTCCATTAGGGGACGACGGCTCGTCCTCGCCGGTCGCGGTGACACCGACATGCTGGTGGAGAGAATGGTTACTCGGCCCCCGTAACCGTGACGACCGGCCGCTCTGTATTCAGGAGGATCGACTGTGTCACGCTGCCGAACAGCGCCTTCCCGGTGGGGGACCGCGACCGCCCGCCGAGGACGAGGTAGCGGGCGTCGACCTCGTCGGCGTACCCGACGACGGATTTGTTGGGGTTCCCGACCCTGCTGACGACCTCGTGGTCCCCAATGACCTCGTCAAGCCCTGCCGTCGCCTCGGCCGCCGCGGTCGCCTCGATGGACCCCGAGTCCGTCTCCCGCGTACTGGACTCCCGCTCGACACGTCTCGTGTACTCGGTCTCCTCGATGACGTGGACGAGGTGGAGTTCGTCGCCGAACGCCCTGGCCAACTCGTCCGCCTGCATCGCGACGTCTCTGGACCCGTCGGAGCCGCTGATGGCTGCCACGATAACCATATTCATTGGGGATAGCCGTTCGAACATAAATGTTCTCCCTCCGAGGCTCGACCCGCTGCTCAGTCGACTGAGATCACGCCTTTGACAACGTCCGGCTCCGCGGCCCGCTCGAACGCGTCACCGATCCGATCGAGCGGGGCCTCGAAGTCGATGATCCCCGCTGCGTCGACGACGCCGCAGTCGAGCATGGATATCGCGGTCGGGTACGTATTCGCGAAGCGGTAGCTCCCGCGGACATCCAGCTGCCTGCGGACCAACTCGAACGTGTCGACCGGCACCTCAGCCTCGGGGGCGAGGCCGACGAGCACTGCGGTGCCGCCGGCCCGCGGCACGTCGAGTGTCGCTTCGATGGCGGGCGGTGCACCGGTCGCCTCTATCGCGGCGTCGACGCCTCCCCCGAACGCCTCCCGGACCGCCGCGGTCACGTCCGCCTCGCGGCTGTCGACCGCGAGATCGGCCCCGCGGTCCACGGCCCGGTCGAGCTTCGACTCGACGACGTCGACGACCGCGACATCTCCCGCGCCGGCCGCCCGCGCGGCGTCGGCCGTGAGGAGCCCTATCGGCCCCGCGCCCATGACTAGCACCGAGTCGCCCACGCCTATCTCCGCCCGGCGGACGGCGTGGACACCGACGCTCAGCGGCTCACAGAGTGCGCCCTCCCGGGTCGGTACCGAGTCGGGGAGGGCATACACGTACTCGGCCGGCCAGGCGACGTACTCCCGGAACGCGCCGTTCGTCCCGGGCGTCGCCATGAACGCCACGTCCGGACAGAGGTTGTACGCGCCGTGCCGGCAGTGCTCACACTCCCCGCAGGGGACGCCGGGCTCGACGGTGACTGCGTCGCCGACAGCGAGGCCGTCGACGGCCGCCCCCGTCTCGACGACGGTGCCCGCACTCTCGTGTCCGAGCACCAGCGGCTCGTCGACGACGCGGTCGCCCATACGGCCGTGCTCGTACCAGTGGACGTCCGAGCCGCAAATTCCCACGTCGCTCACCTCGACGAGCACCTCGGACTCGCCGGGCGACGGTCGCTCCCGTTCGCGCAGTTCGAACAGCTTCGCCCCGACGAGCTCCGCCGCTCTCATCCCGTCCACCTCAGACGCGCCCGTGTCCCGTCGCCGCTTCGCCCCGGCCAACCGTGGCTGGCGGAGAAGCGGTCCCCTGACTGCCGTTGCTGTCCCGAACGCTTCGGTACCTGACTCATCGTCATACACTCGACGGGCCCGGCTATTAGGCTTTTGGACCCGGCGACCTCACAGCGACGGGCCGACCCGGTTTATCGCGAACGCCGTCAGCCCGTGGGCCTCGCTCGCCGTCCGGCCGCCAGCCGCGACCCGCAAAAGCTCCGACAGCAGTTCGTCGGAGTCGGCAGTGCGGGCGTCGACATCGATGTCGTCGCCAAGCGCTGCCGCCGTCGTCCCGTCACCGGTCACCTTCAGAATCGGGACGACCGGGTGGCCCGTCGTGATTCCGTCGGCCGTGACGTGGACGACGACGGACGCGCCCGCCGCCGCGAGCGCGGTCGCGGCCTCCTCGAACCGCGAGGGTGAATCCACCAGCGCCAGCCCCCCGTCGATGGTCGCCCGACCGCCGTAGGGGACGAACTCGGCTACCTCGGCGTTCCCCCACGTTCCGACCACCTCGTCGAACTCGGCTACCTCGGCGCGGCGGGCGACCCGCTTTGCGTTGCTGGGCCGCCCTGCGTCGCGGTCACCGGCCGACCGCGTCGCTTCGGCGACCGCCGGACTCGCCGCGCGGTCGGCGGCCGCGTCGCGGTGGGGCACGAGCCGCTCGGTTCCGGCGACGACGACGCGCGCGCCAGCGTCGACCAGCGCGTCGACGGTCTTGCCGACGAGCGGGTCCGCCACTTCGCTGCTCGACGGGGACAGGTCCGAACTCACGACGCCGACTGTCAGGTCCGCGAGCGCCGCGTCCGTCCGGTCCGCCGCGGCCGCGGCGTCGGCCAGGTTTCCGGTCGCCTCGACGCCCGCGTCGAGCGCCGCCTCGGTTCCGCCGGCGTCCTGAATGGCCGTCTCGCGGACCGGTACGCCGTGCTCGCCGATCCGCTCGGCAAACGGCCCGCTCTGGAGGTGTTCACAGCCCAGCCCGACGACGGTCGCGCCGGTAACGTTCGGGTTGCGGGCGAGGTTCAGAAGCGTCCGCTCGGTCTGCTCGTGGTCGGCCCCGATCTGGCCGCAGCCGTGGTCGTGCGGGACGCAGACGGCGCGGTCGCTCGCGTCCGCGACCCGCTCGGCGACGACGTGCGAACAGATCACCGACGGCACGACGAGAACCCGGTTCCGCACGCCGACGCCGCCGTCGTCGCGCCGGTAGGCGTCGAACCGCTCGCCGAGGGCCGCGGGTTCCTCGCGCCCTTCGGGGGACGACATCAGGCCACCTCCCCGTCCTCCGCGGCGCGGTCGCCCCGCCCGCGCGTGCTCTCGCAGTTGTGCGTGTGCACCCACTCGCCGGGAGTGATCGGCTCGACCGCCTCGCCAACCGTCTCGCCGTACTTCACGACGGCGTCGCCCCGCTCCAGGGGCACCAGCGCGACCTTGTGGCCGAACGGGACGGCCTCCGCGAGCTCGACCATCTCGCCGTTGTACGGTAGCTCCGCGCCTGCTTCCAGGTCATCGATGGCCGTGACGACGTTGTCCGCGTCCGCCATGTGCAGGCCGACCTCGCCGAGGACGGTCCCCTTCATGCGTCCCCCCGGAGCTCCGCCAGTTCGTTCGGCTGCAGTTCGTTGATCGCGAACTCCTCCAGCCGGCGCTGCTCGGCAGCGGTCCGCTCGCCGCTGGCCACGCGCAACAGCGTCTTATACACCCGGTCGCCAACCGACTCGATCGGCTCGCCGTCGATGACGGTGCTCGCGTCTACGTCCATGTTTGACGCGAGGCGGTCCGCAGTCTTCGGGTTCCCCGTCACCTTGATCACCGGCGCAAGCGGGTTCCCCGTCGTCGACCCGCGACCCGTCGTGAAGGCGATGACCTGCGCCCCGCCGGCGACCTTGCCGACGACGCTCTCGATATCGTACCCTGGCGTGTCCATCAGTACCAGTCCGCCGCCGACCGGGAGGCGCTCGGCGTAGTCGACGATCCCCCGGATCGGCGTCGTCCCACCCTTCGAAATAGCCCCCAGGCTCTTCTCCTCGATCGTCGTCAGCCCGCCCTCCTGGTTCCCGGGGCTCGGCTGTGCGCCGCGGAGGTCGACGCCCATCAGCTGTGCCGTCGACTCCCGGCGCTCGACCCGGTCGAGGAGCCGCTCGCGGACATCCGCGTCGGAACAGCGCTCCGCGAGGATGTGTTCTGCGCCGATGAACTCGGGCGTCTCGGAGAACGTTGCCGTGCCGCCGTCGGCGACCAGCCGATCGCAGGCTGCGCCGACGGCCGGGTTGGCAGCGATCCCGCTCGTCGCGTCGGAACCGCCACACTCCACGCCGAACACGAGTTCGCTCGCGTCGCGTTCCTCCCGACGCGCGTCGGCGATCCCTGACCAGCACTTCCGCGTCAGTTCGACGCCTGCATCGAGCGCCGCCTCGGTCCCGCCTGCCTCGCGGATCGAGAGCGTCTCTACGTGGCGGCCGGCCGCTGCGATCCCGTCCGCGACCACCTCGGCGTCGACCGTCTCCGGACCCAGACCGACGACGACCGCCGCGCCGACGTTGGGGTTTCGCCCCACGCCGGTCAGCGTTCGCTCTATCTGCTCGCGCGCGCCGTCCGGAGGGTCGATCCCCATCTGGTGGGGCGTCGCCCGGATGTGCTCACCGGCGCGGTCCGCGATCGCCTCGGCGACCGCCGACGCGGCGACCGACGTGGGTATCACTGCGACGTAATTTCGGACCCCGGCGGGGCCGCTGTCCCGTGGGTATCCCTCAAACGTTGCCATAGACAAGTCTCTACGACGTGGATAAAAAAGCGTTTCCGTCGGTGCAACCCCGATCATAGGGATCCAGGAGGCACGACTGGCGACTCGAGGACGCGGCCACTCAGATACGCAGTCGGACGACCCACCCCGAGACGACGAATGGTGCGAAAGCGACCGCGACCAGGACCCGACGCCGCCGTCAGGTGCCTAGCAGCTCGGTCGCCGGATACGTGACGATCTCCGGGACGAGGATAGTGAGAAGCAATACCAGGAGAATCGGTATGTAGTAGGGTAACACGCCCTTCATCGCCTCCTCCAGGCTCGCGTCGGTTACCTTCTCCAACACGAAGAGGATGACGCCGAACGGCGGGGTCAGCAGGCCCAGCATCAGCGTCAGGATCATCACGATGCCGAAGTGGAGCGGGTCAATCCCCGCGACGTCGAGGATCGGCATGAAGATCGGCACGAGGATTGTGATCGCGGCGATCGTCTCCATGAACGTCCCAACTACCAGCAGGAGCGCGACCAGCAGGAAGATCACGACTGACGGGTCGTTCGAGAAGTTCGTGATCGACTCCGCCATCAGGATCGGCAGCTGAAGCTGGAGCGCGACCAGCCCGTACAGCGACGCGATGCCGACGATGAATGTCAGCGAGAACGTCTCGACCATTCCGTATTGGAGTTCCTCGAACAGCCCCCGCAGTGAGAGCTCGTTGTAGACGAACATCCCAAGGAGGACGGTGTAGACGACGGCGATTGCGCCCGCCTCGGTGGCAGTGAACGTCCCGGTGAGGATCCCCCCGATGATGAGGACCGGGGCGAACAGCGGGAACACTGCTTCCTTCAAGCACTGCCACGCCTCAGAGAGATCGAAGGTGTCCTCCGTCTCGTAACCCCGTAGATAGACGAACAGGAAGACGAGCAACATCAGGAACACGCCGATGAGGATCCCCGGGAGGATCCCGCCGAGGAACAGCTGGCCAATCGACTCCTCGGCCAGCACGGCGTAGATGATGATCGGGACGCTCGGGGGAATGATTGGCCCGATGATTGCCGAGGAGCCGGTAACGCCCAGCGAGATGTCCTTTTCGTACCCCTGGTCGCGCATCGCGGTGTACTCGACGCGACCGAGTCCCGCGGCGTCCGCGACGGCGAGGCCGGACATCCCCGAGAAGATCATGCTGGCGACGATGTTGACGTGTGCGATGCCGCCCCGGAACTGACCGACGAAGGCGTTCGCCAGGGCGAAGATCCGCTGTGTCATCCCGATGCGGTTCATCAGCCGCCCTAACAGGAGATAAAACGGGATAGCGAGCAGCGTGAAGCTGTTGAGCCCGTACAGCAACTGCTGGGCTATCAGCCCGTAGTTGAGGCCGCGCCCGTACGGCGAAACCATTATCACGACGCACGTCGCTCCCATGGCGATCCCGACCGGGACGCCGAGCGCGTACAGCACCAGCAGCAACCCGAGGAACAGGGCGCCGATAATAAGCAGTTCACTCATCGGCTATCCCCTCCTCGAACTGGCCGCTGTCGGTTCCCTCGGTCCGCA from Natrinema versiforme harbors:
- a CDS encoding mandelate racemase/muconate lactonizing enzyme family protein; this encodes MRDLATDTVRSVDTSLYRVPNEQALEDATQSFDTLEIVALTAESDAGHAGLGFTYTIGRGGAATKRFLDDVLAPRLEGQLVSPRTVRTNLRGETTFIGREGISEFAVAAADIALWDLLGKAAGLPLCELLGGAREPVTMYETDGGWLQYDADALVENAEGIADAGFAGMKMKVGSSLDRDVERVRAVREALPAGLDLMLDANCSYSVPEARALARRLDDVAITWLEEPLPKGDYASYADLRSRVDMPIATGENFYNETQFQQVLRRDAVDYVQPDVCRVGGITPWVNVAEQAAATGVPISPHYIEPLHAHLACAFGNVPYIEHHSTVLDELLADPIPVEGGEITPPDRPGHGMAFEGAEQYRVD
- a CDS encoding LUD domain-containing protein; this encodes MSDSQRTDADRIRTLLALEGDEIKANTRLFNADRYDAVKAVGEDVHERNRTRAREIKEDAIERLPELIHRTRNAVEENGGTVYVADDAADANRYIAEVAEAEAAETVVKSKSMTTEEIDLNEALEEGGLEIWETDLGEFVIQVAEEAPSHIVGPSLHKSREEITELFEREFDPDESLDSAQKLTAFAREFLGDRIDNAEVGITGANFVMAESGSIALVTNEGNARKCASIPDTHVAVAGIEKIIPSVAELEPFAELISRSATGQEIPQYLSLLTPPVDTPTIDFNRADEPGSGAGDEERDFHLVLIDNGRRAMRQDDDLRETLYCIRCGACANSCANFQSVGGHAFGGETYTGGIATGWEAGIEGNDVAEEFNDLCTGCSRCVNACPVKIDIPWINTVVRDRINRGKDPGFDDLLVDGLVPDEEESGTPLRKRFFGNFETVAKLGSATAPLSNAVASTGIARKAMESVLGIDARRDLPAFERTTLRDWAGERKSRVADPDRRVALYPDVYTNYVQTERGKAAVRVLEALGCEVVVPDVGGSGRAPLSQGMIATAEAKAADAASALLPYVEEGYDVVVVEPSDLAMFRREYEKLLPAETQAQLDEGSYEVLEYVYGLLENGADADAVPAGDGDGVAYHSHCQQRTLGLETYTETVLDRVGYDVLTSDVECCGMAGSFGYKSEYYDLSMDVGETLAEQFEPEVDDRTVVASGTSCMEQLDALLLPGTRHPVELLDPAGR
- a CDS encoding LUD domain-containing protein yields the protein MSEGGAVTGSVTEFRQSLSDLDTPTTVVPPDELGATLADVIEAPAVGAELPFDDLSLADAPVTLDPSPSQLRAAATGVTGSRMGIASLGTVAVESRADGDEFVGLYPSRHVVVIRASDIRTDLSEAFDWLRAEFAAGRRSFVLATGPSSTGDMGALVQGVHGPEEVHIVIIRDNE
- a CDS encoding universal stress protein gives rise to the protein MVIVAAISGSDGSRDVAMQADELARAFGDELHLVHVIEETEYTRRVERESSTRETDSGSIEATAAAEATAGLDEVIGDHEVVSRVGNPNKSVVGYADEVDARYLVLGGRSRSPTGKALFGSVTQSILLNTERPVVTVTGAE
- a CDS encoding NAD(P)-dependent alcohol dehydrogenase, encoding MRAAELVGAKLFELRERERPSPGESEVLVEVSDVGICGSDVHWYEHGRMGDRVVDEPLVLGHESAGTVVETGAAVDGLAVGDAVTVEPGVPCGECEHCRHGAYNLCPDVAFMATPGTNGAFREYVAWPAEYVYALPDSVPTREGALCEPLSVGVHAVRRAEIGVGDSVLVMGAGPIGLLTADAARAAGAGDVAVVDVVESKLDRAVDRGADLAVDSREADVTAAVREAFGGGVDAAIEATGAPPAIEATLDVPRAGGTAVLVGLAPEAEVPVDTFELVRRQLDVRGSYRFANTYPTAISMLDCGVVDAAGIIDFEAPLDRIGDAFERAAEPDVVKGVISVD
- a CDS encoding UxaA family hydrolase yields the protein MSSPEGREEPAALGERFDAYRRDDGGVGVRNRVLVVPSVICSHVVAERVADASDRAVCVPHDHGCGQIGADHEQTERTLLNLARNPNVTGATVVGLGCEHLQSGPFAERIGEHGVPVRETAIQDAGGTEAALDAGVEATGNLADAAAAADRTDAALADLTVGVVSSDLSPSSSEVADPLVGKTVDALVDAGARVVVAGTERLVPHRDAAADRAASPAVAEATRSAGDRDAGRPSNAKRVARRAEVAEFDEVVGTWGNAEVAEFVPYGGRATIDGGLALVDSPSRFEEAATALAAAGASVVVHVTADGITTGHPVVPILKVTGDGTTAAALGDDIDVDARTADSDELLSELLRVAAGGRTASEAHGLTAFAINRVGPSL
- a CDS encoding UxaA family hydrolase, which translates into the protein MKGTVLGEVGLHMADADNVVTAIDDLEAGAELPYNGEMVELAEAVPFGHKVALVPLERGDAVVKYGETVGEAVEPITPGEWVHTHNCESTRGRGDRAAEDGEVA
- a CDS encoding UxaA family hydrolase, which encodes MATFEGYPRDSGPAGVRNYVAVIPTSVAASAVAEAIADRAGEHIRATPHQMGIDPPDGAREQIERTLTGVGRNPNVGAAVVVGLGPETVDAEVVADGIAAAGRHVETLSIREAGGTEAALDAGVELTRKCWSGIADARREERDASELVFGVECGGSDATSGIAANPAVGAACDRLVADGGTATFSETPEFIGAEHILAERCSDADVRERLLDRVERRESTAQLMGVDLRGAQPSPGNQEGGLTTIEEKSLGAISKGGTTPIRGIVDYAERLPVGGGLVLMDTPGYDIESVVGKVAGGAQVIAFTTGRGSTTGNPLAPVIKVTGNPKTADRLASNMDVDASTVIDGEPIESVGDRVYKTLLRVASGERTAAEQRRLEEFAINELQPNELAELRGDA
- a CDS encoding TRAP transporter large permease — its product is MSELLIIGALFLGLLLVLYALGVPVGIAMGATCVVIMVSPYGRGLNYGLIAQQLLYGLNSFTLLAIPFYLLLGRLMNRIGMTQRIFALANAFVGQFRGGIAHVNIVASMIFSGMSGLAVADAAGLGRVEYTAMRDQGYEKDISLGVTGSSAIIGPIIPPSVPIIIYAVLAEESIGQLFLGGILPGILIGVFLMLLVFLFVYLRGYETEDTFDLSEAWQCLKEAVFPLFAPVLIIGGILTGTFTATEAGAIAVVYTVLLGMFVYNELSLRGLFEELQYGMVETFSLTFIVGIASLYGLVALQLQLPILMAESITNFSNDPSVVIFLLVALLLVVGTFMETIAAITILVPIFMPILDVAGIDPLHFGIVMILTLMLGLLTPPFGVILFVLEKVTDASLEEAMKGVLPYYIPILLVLLLTILVPEIVTYPATELLGT